The bacterium genome segment AAGCGGCGGAAAAAATGGATGAGCAGGAAACAAAATAACGGTTTAAATATTAATTATTTAATTATATGGGAATCATCGTTTGGATAATTTTTGGAGGATTGGTGGGCTGGGTTGCGTCTCTGATAATGAACACAGACGGCCATCAAGGAATTTTCCTCAATATTATTGTTGGGGTTATTGGAGCCGTTATTGGCGGTTGGCTAATGGGGTTGGTGGGTAAAGGTGGCGTTGTCGGGTTCAATTTTTATAGTTTTTTAGTGGCTCTATTGGGAGCGTGCGTTTTTGTCGCGGTATTGAAAGCAATTCGAGGCTAGTTTTATTCTTTTGGGGGAGGAAAGTGAGTTAGTTGTTATATGGACGTATTAGTAAAAGCAGATATTTTCTTTTTTATCTCAACCGTAGCAACAGTTGTATTGACAATATTGGCTTCGGTTCTCTTGTTCTATCTAATTAAGGCCGGAAAAAATTTCTACAAACTATCGGAGGCTCTAAAGGGCGGTTTTAAAGAATCAGAAGAATTTGTCATGGATCTTAAGGAACGTTTGGAGGAAAATATGGTTTTTCGTCTTTTCTTTCCCCCTGCACGCCGTGGGCGACGGATGGCGGGTAAATCAGAAAATGAAAAGAAGTAATAAAATTTAACTAATAATATTAAAAAAATGAAAAATAATATAAAAGAAGATGGCTCAGGGATTGTAAAAATGGCCGTTGTTGGCGCGGGCATCGCCGGGTTGGCCGCGGCAGCTTATTTTTTTCTTGGCCCCAAAGGCAAGAAGCATCAAAGGGATGTAAGGGCTTGGGCGATTAAAATGAAGGGTGATGTTATAGAAAAACTTGAAATGGCCAAAGAAATCAGCGAGCCTGTTTATCACGAAATTATTGATTCTGTCGCTACTGAATATGAGAAAGGAAATAAAGCCAGTCACGA includes the following:
- a CDS encoding GlsB/YeaQ/YmgE family stress response membrane protein, which translates into the protein MGIIVWIIFGGLVGWVASLIMNTDGHQGIFLNIIVGVIGAVIGGWLMGLVGKGGVVGFNFYSFLVALLGACVFVAVLKAIRG